atcaccacatctggagatacatggttttacACTGGACATGATGGGTATGAAAAACTGTCATCTGAAAaatagtaactaaagctgtcagacaaagtGGAGGgcgtggagtaaaaagtacactaTTTGACGCTGAGATGTAACgttagtggagtagaagtagaaagagGCATgtaaagaaaagactcaagcgAAGTagaagtacctcgaatttgtacttaagtacaatacttagTAGGAGTAGcctaaatgtacttatttacattccaccactgcagagcgGCCATATTCGCAGTAGACAAATCATCTCTAATATGTACAGCCAAACTACCAGTAACGTTAAGAATGTACGACTTGATAGGTACGACTCGATTTGAGATTTCATGTGAGAATCCGTGCTTACCATTATCCCAAGTCTGAATGTTTTGCAACAAAGTTCACATCGCGCCTCTTACGAATCTCTGGAACTTCTTATTGAATTTGCATTTACCCATTGCTGAGCCTGCATTGCTTGCTCGCAGAATCGTGTTCTTGGTGTTTCCCTTTCCCCTCCGCTGCAGCCCTCAAATCGTAAGCTGGATAAACATGTTCTTCTTCTAGGTTAAAATGCGGATCACAGCCTGTACACAAGGAGTACTACCACAACCTACCAAGCAGAGTGTACACTACCTATTTAACGTAGAAACAAATAGACATTAGATGTTGCGGAAATGGTCATTGTTGTGATATATAAAATAccggtaaaataaaacataaaaactgaagaaaaatatatagaaaCGCTCATTCATTCTGCTTCAGATCAAATTGAATGACTCCCTTCTTACAATTccagacattttaagacattttcatGACCTTGAGtatcaaaaactaaatttaagacattttaagacttttaagGATCCGCAGGGACCCTGGTAATcatgtatattttgtttgatttgaacTGCTAATTTTTCCCTGCATGACTCCTacctgctgcctctgctgcctTCCCCTTTACCACCCTGACCGCATTCACTCCAGTTTTTGTATCAATATAATATCGATACAATTGTGATTACATCTCTGGCCATGTTCATTACATACTCTCTACATATCAGTGATATGTTTGTTTAGATAGTAGAACCTGTACTGCCAAACACTGCTGTATAAACATCTGTGCAATAATGGCTTAATTTTAATGATGCAAGTGTTTTTGAATTGTCATTCTGGACAAAAACATCCAATAAACGGCTAAAATGCAAATTTAACTCAATCTGATTACTCCTTGTGGCATCATTTAGCTTTAAAGACCTATCAGCTTACCGTTAATGACGGGCGTAAAGACAGCCATGCCCTCAAAGTTGGGATCACTCACTGTCTTATCCAGTATAAGACCTCCAAAACTGGaaatcacaaacacagaggcaatCAGAACCACATGCAGTCACTGCCAGGGTTTCCCTAATGTCAGAATGGAATAAACCTTTCAGATAAAAGGTAATCctattttcatgtatttaattACCCATTCAGAGGGCTGATTAATTTTTCTCATTGAACATCTTACTACCAGGATGGATTACATTAACCTACACAGATAACTTAGACTGCATTTAATTACATACTGCTTGATAAATAATTGATTAGGTTTGTCTAAAATTATTTTACCATTACTGAACACCATTTAGTTCTATAGCTGTGTATAGCTCAGCTATACACAGTTCaagtgttttactttttattaacTGTTCTTTTTCAATTTGAAGTTCACTTTAcactcttcttttcctttcggctgttccctttcaggggtcgccacagcgaatcatgtgcctccatctaaccctgtcctctgcatcttcttcactcacaccaattaacttcatgtcctctctcactacatccataaatctcctctttggtcttcctctagacctcctgcctggcagctccaacctcagcatccttctaccaatatattcacagtctctcctctgaacatgtccaaaccacctcaatctggcctctctgacttgaGCTGCCCccctgatgtactcattcctgatcctgtccatcctcgtcactcccaaagagaacctcaacatcttaagctctgctacctccagctctgcctcttgtcttttcttcagtgccactgtctctaagctgtacaacatcgctggtctcaccaccgtcttgaacacctttcctttcattcttgccgatactcttttatcacacaacacacctgacacttttctccacccgttccaacctgcttacactcgcctcttcacctcttttccacagtctccattgctctgaaccgttgaccctaagttcttaaagtcctgcaccttcttcacctctgctccctgtaacctcaccgttccacctgagTCCCTCTCATTGatgcacatgtattctgtcttgaAGTTCACTTTACACATCAGTTATAAATTGTGCTAAATacaattgtgttttaattaataattaaataaatgaactaaaactgtttgtgtgtatacctGCTAATGGACATGGCAACTATAACAGGCTGCCACCCTGAGCGGAGAACCTCCTTGATCTGAGGGCTCTGTTGGGCCACCATCACCCACAGTGGGATCAGAGCCAGGAAGATCAGACACACCAGGGGGGACAGGTACCATATATCTGTGGGACAGGAACAGGCATGAAAAGGTAAAGAAATAAACTGACATCCTCTTATATCCTACTTATATTGATGGCCAccaaaaaatgaatataaataaaaaacaggtaTGCATTCAGAGAGGCCATGAATGATGGAATAATCAGTGTCACTATTAACAGTTGAGACGTAACTATGCAATGATGACAAGATGCTGTATATGTGTAGTTATATCACAGTATTACTATGGCCTCCAAAAGTAATGTTAATTCAACAACTTTTTGATACAGTCTCAAACATCATCATAAGCTTTACAAATGTACTATTTATAGCTGGGATATTGTATTGGCTTACATTTTGTTATACAGGTGACACTGTCATTTTATCCACCTTGTGGATAAGGTAGGTTTTTATGAAAAGTCACTAATATTTAtgtcaagttaaaaaaaaatggtgatTAACTCTGGCTCCAGGTCAAGTTTTATCGTACACCTGACTATGAAGTATATATGCAAGATAGGCCACTTACATAAAGTAGCTTGAAAAATTTAAACAGAGAGAGGAACTGTGAACACAGGAGatacagtatgaacacacacatacaagcaagCTACATTGCTATACTtcagtgcatacacacacaccatgatgagctgtctgagaaaataaacatgaCTTTTACTGCCATCTTGTGTTCTGGTTAACAGCATGGCAAACTCAAAAAAGGACATTGTTTAACTATCAAAATGTTACCTCTCATATGACTTATcaataataaaatcacattatAACATTGTTCTCGTTActacaaaagaaagacattcaAAATGTCCGCTTACTGGGAGAAAACCAGATGTGAGTTGTTGTCATATTCAATTGGTGTACATAATCTACAAGGAGGCACTGCTCTCACTACTGATAACCTTAACATACCAGAGCAGCACAGACAAGTGTGACACACTAGCTAGCTCATCTACCTCATGACTCCACCTCCAGTATTACTGTATTTCCTCACCTATATATTCATAGAGTGTGCTGCTGACCCCAGCCAGCAGGGACAGGGTGATCAAATCACCCAGACTGGCAGCTATGGGGGTGGCCACATTGTCAGGGTTGATCCCCACCTTCCTGGAACCAATGATCACTCCAATCATCACCAGGCCTACAGGGAAGGAATGGACCACAGagagtgaaagacagagagaaaaagtaaaactgTCACTTTCAACCCAGCTGACTGGAAAGGAAAGAtgtataaagaaagaaataattgaGTTTATTCTGGGAGAGAACTTTCATCAGGGTTGCAAGACAACATAATGGTGATAAAACCTTTCAGCTGAAATATGTTGgtcaataaagaacattttcagaACATCAACCAGCCTCACAGAGTGAGAGCTtgctggaaaagaaaaaacaagacttaAACCAGCTGGATTTAGAACTGAgcaaaatatgaaatgtaacaaaactGATTTATAGAGAAATTAAAAATGGCATTGTATGGAGAGGAAAACTGGAAAGAAGTTACTCCCCACTGAAAATCAAGACATTAGCAAAATGTGTGGCGTTCCCTCACTCATCACGCCTGCTAAAAAGTAGAACATTTATGGTAAGGATAAATTATGGATAATGCAGTAATTACATGAGGGGAAAGGGTGATATAGGGATAGATGCACCTGCTGCTTGCTGGAAAACTTGCTAGGTCTGTATGCTGAACTGGACTGATTGATGGTGTCGGGTTTAACATTGTGAGTAAACTTATcatgtatcttttttttattttgcagtattATTGtgagagttagattagaagattgataccactctcgtatcTGTTCgttaatatgaagctggagccaggagacagttagcttgttttagcataaagattggcagcaggtggaaacagctagcctgactaagtcaggtaaaaaaaaaaaaaaaaagagccacctttaaagctcactaatgatgGAGTCTTATCGTGACCGTGAGGTTGctggcaaccagcagagactccaggaggTCAGTGCGCCCAGCCAAGAAtgagtccagcacataacccccagtAAAAccacttgttatttttatacttcagtttttgtatgtatttaacgtttaatgtgttaattagtgaggtttagaagtgctggtaggcagattttgttaccattggacagagtaaggctagcagtttccccctgtttccagtctttacgctaagctaactgtctattggctgtagcttcatgcAGTATGAACAGATAAGAGACTGGTATTAACCTTGTCATCTAAATCTCTGCAATAAAGcgtttcaattaaatttatttacatagcacaaattcataacagaagttatctcattgcacttttcatatagagcaggtctagactgtactgtttttaatattatttacagagacccaacaattccatgagcaagcacttcgcgacagtggaaaggaaaaacttccttttaagaggcagaaccagactcagggtgggcggccatctgccactgccagatgggtagagagagagagagagagagagagagagagagagagagagagagagagagagagagagagaattttaaTACacctttattaaaacaaataaggTTTCACAATAttacaaaatcacaaaacaaaaagaatgaattaattaattaattaatcaaaaagCAAGCATTAATTCTTCAACATCATCAACTGTACAAAGGACCTCATTTATCCCCCAAATGTACATAAAAGACTTcacacatttaatcattttataataGGCATGCTCTATTCTAAGCCGAGCTGCGACCAAGCCTTTAAAAATCTTCAACACATCCAGAGAACCCTGTCCAGacaacttattttttttattgccagATAGCAAGTTTTGCTGTACCAGacaaaaaattcaataaaatcaactgacttttccttttttctgtatattttggaccatatataaacatttcaaaagagAAAGCTTCACCAATTTCAATAAACCATTgagataaaagtgaaaacaattaATTTAGCCGAGTACactgtacaaataaatgaaaaactgtttcaacatcTGTACAGAAGGGacaatttttcttttgaaaatcaTTTGACCCCAAAAAAAACTCCTAACAATTTAAGTCCCTCCTTAGCCCGCTTAAGGCCCCCAGGTAGTTTTGGGAGATTCTCAGATTCCCCTTTACCAGCCCAAAAAGCTTCACTCTTAGCCCAGTTCACTTTAGCTGATGAAGCTTTCTCATAAAGATCGAGTACCTCAGATAAACACTTAATATCTTGAGTATGATTCACAAAGACTGTAATGTCATCAGCataagcagagagaaaaaaatttgAGTCTAAAGGAAAACCAGGCACTTTAAAACCTGACAGTCCTTCTCTAAGTTTAATAAGCAATGGCTCAATTGCTAAACTATATAGCTGACCAGACAATGGACAGCCTTGTCTAATACCCCTTAAAATAGGAATTGGCCGACTCAAAGTGCCCCCTATCTTAACCATACATGATGCACCGTTATATAATAACtgtatcaaatttaaaaaagtttcaCCACAACCAAAAACCTTCAATACATTAAAAAGATAATTGTGATCAACACGATCAAAAGCCTTCTCTTGATACAGAGCAATTAGTCCAACATCCATATTAAACCCATTGCAAATGTCTATAATGTTTCGTACTAAAAACAAATTGTCCATAATAAACCTCTTTTGAATATAATATGATTGATCCTTATGTACAACCAGAcccaaataattttttaatctatttgccagacattttgaaaacattttatattctgtTGTAAGAAGAGCAACAGGATGCCAATTCTTCAATAAGGCTAAATCTCCTTTTTTTGGCAATAATGATAAAACAGCATATTGACAGGTAGTAGGTAAAACACCCTCTTTTATAGATTcacataaaacatcaaaataatcatGTCCAATGCAATtacaaaactttttaaaaaagtctgCTGGCAGTCAATCTATTCCAGGGGATATTCCAGAACTAAGTTGTCCCACAGCAGCAGTAATTTCCTTAAATGTTATACTAGCATCCAAGACACTTTTAGATTCAGATTCCAGTTGAGGAAGACCTTGAAGATATTGTGTCATCAATTCgtcattttcacagttttctgcagcataaagacttgaataAAAATCCACAGCATGGTTTCTCATTTCTATAGTCTTATATGTTATCCTCCCATCAGGGAGTTTAAGACatggcatttgtttttgttgagcCACCTTATATTCcaagttaaaaaagaaagaacttgGTGCATCCATCTCTGCTAAAGACATGAAACGGGACCTTATCAAAGCTCcctttactttttcatttaggaCTAGActtagctctctttttttcttttgtaaatctTCATATAGTACAGAATTATGTGCATCAACAAGCTGCAATTCCATCAATTGAATTTGCTTTTCAAGTGATTCAATCGCATTCTTTATTCTACTACTACAGTTGGCTGAATACTGCTGACAAAAGGTTTTAATCTGAGTCTTACCTACATCCCACCACTGTTTCAAGTTTTCAAaggaacttttttcttttttctaattttcccaaaagaaaacaaaatgatcacaaaaaaCAGCATCCTGAAgcaatttaacattaaaatgccaataaacatattttctagGAACATTTGACATTGTCATAATAATTAGATGATGATCAGAAAAACCTACAGGACAAATGCAACATTCAATTACTCTACTACTGAAATATTTAGACACATAAAATCTATCTAGTCTGGCAGCACTAACTCTATTATTAAAAGTCTTAATCCATGTATACTGTCTATCATCAGGGTGTTTTATTCTCCACATATCCAATAATTGGAATTCTTTTATATGTTTTGTCAATGCACTTGAAGACTGTATATGAGGTTCTTCAGTATTACGATCTATAGTAAAATTTATTGTGCAGTTCCAGTCTCCACCAATGATAACACATCCTTCACTGGAATACTTTTTTAGACTCTCATTGAGTATACTTAGAAAATGTAAGCGTTCCTGTCCCACTGTTGGTGCATAAATATTAATTAGAAAAACAAGCATTCCCTCAATCTTAGCTTTAACTACCAATAAACAACCCTTTACTGGTTCCTCTGTACTTATAATATCTACCCTTATGattggagagaaaaagattCCTACCCCTCTACTTAAATTTGTACCATGACTAAGTATTTTATGTCCCTTCCACCACAAATTCCACTCAATTTCATTCTTTATATCACTATGAGTTTCTTGCAGGAAGACaatatcaagttttttttttttcaattgctTCATAGACTATAattctatataatattatataatatatacaataactCCTCTTGTGGAGATGGACAGAGCAGTGAAAGAGGTGCAACAGGGAAAGACCATATGTCAGGTGGCAAGGGAGATGAAGATCTGCAGGATGACCTTGAAATAGGAGAAGGAGAAGATAGATAGGATAGGAGAAAAAAGACAGGGTATAAGAGAACAGGACTTGCCAACCAAGtcttcaaagaaaacatggagaCAGAGCTGGCAGACCATATAAAGGCATTAGCAGCAATGTTTCACAGCATAAGTGCCATGAAATGCTGTGAGCTGGCTTTTGAGTATGCACGAAGAAATGGCATTGACATCCCTGCCAGCTggatcagagagaaaaaagcaggtTAGGTTAAGTGTGCATTTATTAAGGAAAAGTTATAGGGAACATTGATAATTATTTTCCCAGGACATGCTCATTATCAGTTATCACCATACACATCCTACAGAGAAGATACCCTTTATGCTAATAAACTATTAACCTTTTCTAGGTCCTGATTGGTTCACAGCTTTTAAAGCACGCCACCACTTGTCATGCCGCACTCCTGAAGCAACCTCTCTTGGAAGAGCTACTGCCTTTAATAGGCACAACGTGGGGGAGTTCTTTGATAACCTCTCTAAAGTGATGGACAGGTAATCATCAATCATCAATCATAGGATcacatatctctctctctcactcactcactcatacaCACGAGGCAGCCAGGAAAGGAAAAAGTGCACATCGTCTTCTGCCCTGAGTAGCAGAAttgacatttacacacataaccACCTTCATAATCTCATTTCAGGTATAACTTCCCTCCACACATGATGTACAACATGGACGAAACTGGTATGACTACAGTGCAGACACCCAAGCAGATTGTCacagagaaagggaagaaaCAAGTGGGTTCAGTTACATCAGCTGAAAGAGGAGAGCTCGTCACTGTGGCCTGTGCAGTAAATGCCACTGGAAATGCAATCCCACCCATGTTTATTTTCCCTCGTGTTCGTTTCAAAGAATCCTTCATGAATGGATCACCTGCAGGGTCTATAGGTCATGCTACAAAGtctggatggatgaatgaagaAGTCTTCACCACCTTCCTGGAGCACTTCATCCGACACACCAACTGCTCCATCGATCATCCAGTCCTGCTCATTCTGGACAACCATAAATCTCACATCTCACTGAAGGCAGTGACAACTGCTAAAGAAAATGGTGTCGTTATGCTCACCCTGCCACCTCACACCGATTGCAACCATTGGACAAAACAGTCTATGGACCACTGAAAACCTACTTCTTCAGAGCAACGGACGGTTGGATGCGCACACATCCTGGTCGAACCGTATCGATTTACGAGGTCGCAGAACTTGTGAAGCAAGCATTTATGTCTGCAATGACCCCTACAAACATCACATCAGGTTTCAGAGATACGGGCATATACCCATACAACAGGGATATCTTCCCAGATGAAGATTATGCCCCATCAATGGTAACAGACAGGCCAAACCCAGAAGAGCCGTCCAccagggctgctgctgctgacccGCCTGGACCATCACATGAGGAGCCAACCCATGCCAAAGGTCTTGAAACAGGTCCAGACCCAGGGGTGCCATCTGCCACTCTTCCAGAACCAAATCCTGAGCACTCATCAAGTGATGAAACTGGTTCTGGTGTCCATGGGAATTATGTGTCCCCAAAAGTCATACTTCCCTTGCCAAAAGCCACAGCAAGAAGGCCCAGaatgatgagaaagaaagtaaaaacaagAATCTTGACCGACACACCTGAGAAGATGGAGCTGGAGAaagcacacaaagaaaaacaagataaaaaggctaaaaaggaaaagaaaaagaataaaaggcAGAAGAAATGGGTAAGAAGTCTGTGGATGGAAAGCCCATctttacatttaaagaaaatgatgaagGAGTCATCTCTAGAGGTGATGTGCTCAAGAAACTACCCACACCCCAATAACTTGGTGGTATATCCAGAAGAGAGCAGATGTTTATATTCCCCTGCAGCATTGACAAGTGGGATGTTAAGTAGTAGGCCAGATCCAGACCACCTTGACCTACATACCCACAGGGGATAATCTGGAGAAGTGAGGAGATGGGCATGCCTCATCAGTGTTTGACTTACCtgccatttgtttaatttagctAACACTGATTTCAGTTATGTTATTAGAGaagttttgttcagtttttaagTAGCACAATAGGATGTTTAGAAATTAGCCTAGTCACTTTATTCTTATATGTTACATAATTGACAGATAGCGTTCTATGTATGTCAACAGGCATCTATTGCCAAAGCCTTTTTGCCTGAAATGATTCACAAATATCATATTGTGTATttaagttttttgtgttttccccaaaactacaaaatatgaCTTATTCCAACAGTTTAATATGGTGACAATATCTAAATAAACCTTAAATAAGTAATGTTGTATTGAATTTGTCTTGCTTTCATATAGCATTACAGTtcataatattaaaatgttccGTTTTACTTCAGAAATCACTGGCACAATTTACCCCAACATATTCTCCCCAAAGGCACAACTAACCCCGCACCAGGGGCAAGTTGTGCCACGAGACCACTTTTTTTCCCAAAAGCTATATTTCTGAAACTATTTATTTCAGATCCAAAGTTATTGTTCTCAGGGATGCACCACATCCTGAAATATATGTCCATTCTTAAGTTGAAGGCATTACTGTCATGGCCTCACATTAAAGTCACTTTGAGTAAAAACTGGCACAACTCACCCCACTTTCCCCTATCCAGTGTTTTCTCAGGTGATTCTAGCACCATGTAGACATACAGTCTGAAAGATGCAACGTGCTTCAGAGCCAGATGTTTACTAGGGCTGTAGTCAACCAAAGAAATGCTTAGTTGACCAAAGTCCTGTCCTGCGCAACGATCAGtcgactaaaaaaaaaaaaagacgcgatgtcttttttgattgaacatttattaaacaattataatagagcatttataaaaacaacgaaaaacatcaataatacataaaactataataataatacaattcttTGAAAATTaggttattttttaaactgcaaagtAAACTGTCCTAGGTCTATAGTGACCGTCACAATCGTGCACCTGACCACACCACACGctacaaaaaatataactgcTAAAACtgccaaataatgaaaaatcctAACAAAAGCTCTCGATTATACAGGCTGTATATTCTTCTTTACTTTCAAAGCTATGGGTTAACTTTTGTCCAACCGATCTAGgcgttttaaaacaaacacaaacaaacccaaaatagcctaaaaaacactaataataataggctGTATAGTAGGAAGGCCTATAGATTTATTTTCGTTTTGTTACATTATATAGGCTATTTTCAAACGCGTCAAGTGTACAAATAAATTGAGTCAAAATCTATTGAGTCAGCATAATAAAGCCGTTAAGGCTACTTACAGATCTGCAGGCCTAGTAcaccttttttatgttgtgggCCAAAAACACTAACATGTCCACATTCTTGGGTAAAAGACAGCTCCTCGACTTGTTAACAATAAATCctgctttggaaaatatgcGCTCTGCAGGAGTGGAGGTTGCAGGGATGCAGAGCAGGCGTTTGGCTGCCCGAGCAAGTCGTGGATATCTCTCCTCATTATTTTTCCACCACGCAAGTGGCCCAGCAGTGTCCACTTTACTTCTGTCCTGAAGATAATCTTTCATTTCGTCGCAAGAGGATCTTTGTGCGCTTGGCTCATCAGGGTCATCCTCTGCACCATGTCCACAAAGAAGCATCGCTATCTCCTTCTCTTTTgccgttttctgtttttttgccaaCGGGTCCTCATCATCCCCTGTCTGCTCTGCGCTGTCTCCCGAGAGGCTTAGCCTTTGTGCTAGTTTTACGACTTCAGAATAGGCCTCATCCCGTTTCTCATCATTAAGAAAAGGTAGCTGTTTGAAGCACGGGTCCAGTActgcagttaaaatgtacagGCTGCTTGTCATCACAACTCGGTCTTTGAGTTTCCATCGACTATCTATTTCCTGCACAAGCTTAAGTTTCAACTTCTTCTTTGTTGGACTATCGTTATCTGTGATGgcaagatgacatttttttagattCTCAAGCATTGGGAAGGCCGCTGACAGGGATGTGTTAGCCTCCTCCGACAACAGCTCGGTCAGTGTAATAAAGGGCTTAAGAACGTCTGTGATGTCTTCAGCCATATTCCACTGCTCTGTTGTCATGTCCAAAGCTGTCTGACACATTTATATCTCGCTTACCGCTTTTAGGTGATTGGTCATATTGGTCGTTGAGCTATGGTAAGTTAGCTTTAGGCCGCATAGCTTGCACTCCACAGTCTTGTCGtcttttttgtaaaatgcagccaaacaaaagATTTAGATTTCTTGGACATTTTTTCGACTAAAGCCCAAAACAAGTAGCGTTCTAACTGAATGAATACAGCAAAACTACCTATATTCCTTACTGGAGCGAAGCAGCAGTGCAGCCAGCCACAGGTGCGGTTCCCGAGTGTTCATGTGGTGCGCTAAACTGTGGCGCCGTTATAAAATAGCCtaaattaaagcatttaaagTTTGGTATAAAACATAGgctaattatttttagaatacagtaatatatacctgctaataaaggaataaatatcaaggagtaaatcaatgaaaatttctttattggtaaaaaaaaaaaaaaattttgcaACTGGTCGACCAATGAGAATGTCAGTCGACCAAAACGGCATCGACCGATTAGTCGACTAAACGACTAAAGTTGACAGCCCTAATGTTTACATCCAAGCGTAACAGTTTTAAAGGGACTAACAACTTTTCCAAAACGCACTAACTCACGTTGCAAAACATCATTAGATATGAAAGGCGGGATATTTGAAACTGTAACTTTTGTTGTCACAGTATACAGCGGAGAAAGTTGCACAAACGCCTCATTAATAGTAAGACCAGTTACTATTAAACGACTAACTAGATTTTGTTCcttcaagaaaacaacaacagcctGATTCATGCGTGATGCCGATACAATATTCTCATGACCAATCTGATCACCAACTGCAATTAAAACATCCTCCACAGTAGAATTATCCTCAGGAATGCACCTGAAACCATTACGGAGTGATAATGGCAGCGTCTCATCAAGAGACGCCATTCTGCCAAACACTCACCAGTATTCATCTATTTTACAGTTTCCTTTTTAAATCATGTATTTTCTatatagaaaagaaacaaagaaaagagaaaaaaaaaactagatttaGAAAttctcaccaccaccaccaccactctcactcccagcatgcaacagagagagagagagtgagagagagagagagagagagagagaggaggtaagagagcatacagctatatacatattataataataatgtaatagtagtattaatattaatcaaataataatagtaataataatgata
This sequence is a window from Siniperca chuatsi isolate FFG_IHB_CAS linkage group LG10, ASM2008510v1, whole genome shotgun sequence. Protein-coding genes within it:
- the LOC122882386 gene encoding MFS-type transporter clz9-like translates to MDRYNFPPHMMYNMDETGMTTVQTPKQIVTEKGKKQVGSVTSAERGELVTVACAVNATGNAIPPMFIFPRVRFKESFMNGSPAGSIGHATKSGWMNEEVFTTFLEHFIRHTNCSIDHPVLLILDNHKSHISLKAVTTAKENGVVMLTLPPHTDCNHWTKQSMDH